One Dysosmobacter welbionis DNA segment encodes these proteins:
- a CDS encoding sodium-dependent transporter: MSRENFRSRLGFILVSAGCAIGIGNVWKFPYVTGVNGGGVFVLFYIISLVIMGVPILTMELAVGRASRKSAVLGYKALEPKGSRWHIHGWLCVIGCCLLMMYYTTVSGWMLGYCFKFASGTFSGMQPSDVDTVWTDMLANPGEMTLYMVIIVLAGFIVCSFGLQKGLERISKWMMICLLALIVILAINSLTLDGAMEGVKFYLVPDFERAAEVGIGNVIVAAMNQSFFTLSLGIAAMEIFGSYMSDANRLPGEAVRICCLDTFVALMSGMIIFPACFSFGLEPGQGPSLIFMTLPRVFVSMTGGRLWGALFFLFLTFASFTTVLAVFENIMASCMDNFGWSRKKATIVCGIFILLASMPCVLGYNLWYFEASLPSGATGQILDIEDFLVSNLLLPIGSLIYLLFCVSKWGWGFDKYLAEANKGTGLGMSPRFKIYFQFILPMLILVILLVGLGSWGWRALICAAVAVFVWFMARRSSSKSTI; this comes from the coding sequence TTGAGTCGCGAAAATTTCCGATCCCGGCTGGGATTCATTCTGGTAAGCGCCGGCTGCGCCATCGGCATCGGCAATGTGTGGAAATTCCCCTACGTCACCGGTGTCAACGGCGGCGGCGTATTCGTGTTGTTCTACATCATCTCCCTGGTCATCATGGGGGTTCCCATTCTGACCATGGAGCTGGCGGTGGGCCGTGCCAGCCGCAAGAGCGCCGTGCTGGGCTACAAGGCCCTGGAGCCCAAGGGCAGCCGCTGGCACATCCACGGCTGGCTGTGCGTAATCGGGTGCTGCCTGCTGATGATGTACTACACCACGGTCTCCGGCTGGATGCTGGGTTACTGCTTCAAGTTCGCCTCCGGCACCTTCAGCGGCATGCAGCCCTCTGATGTAGACACAGTCTGGACCGATATGCTGGCCAATCCCGGCGAGATGACGCTCTATATGGTAATCATCGTGCTGGCGGGCTTCATCGTGTGCAGCTTCGGTCTGCAGAAGGGGCTGGAGCGGATCAGCAAGTGGATGATGATCTGCCTGCTGGCACTGATCGTCATTCTGGCCATCAACAGCCTGACCCTGGACGGCGCTATGGAGGGCGTGAAATTCTATCTGGTGCCGGACTTTGAGCGGGCCGCGGAGGTCGGCATCGGCAATGTGATCGTGGCCGCCATGAACCAGTCCTTCTTTACCCTGAGCCTGGGCATCGCCGCCATGGAAATCTTCGGCAGCTATATGTCCGACGCCAACCGCCTGCCCGGCGAGGCCGTGCGGATCTGCTGCCTGGACACCTTTGTGGCCTTGATGTCCGGCATGATCATCTTCCCCGCCTGCTTCAGCTTTGGTCTGGAACCCGGCCAGGGACCATCCCTGATTTTTATGACCCTGCCACGGGTGTTCGTCAGCATGACCGGCGGCCGGCTGTGGGGCGCCCTGTTCTTCCTGTTCCTGACCTTCGCCAGCTTCACCACGGTGCTGGCGGTGTTCGAGAACATTATGGCCAGCTGCATGGACAACTTCGGCTGGTCCCGGAAAAAAGCCACCATCGTCTGCGGAATCTTCATCCTCTTGGCCAGCATGCCCTGTGTGCTGGGTTACAATCTCTGGTATTTCGAGGCGTCCCTGCCCAGCGGCGCCACCGGCCAGATCCTGGATATCGAGGACTTCCTGGTGAGCAATCTGCTGCTGCCCATCGGCTCCCTGATCTATCTGCTGTTCTGCGTCAGCAAGTGGGGCTGGGGCTTTGACAAGTATCTGGCGGAAGCCAACAAGGGCACCGGCCTGGGGATGTCCCCCAGGTTCAAGATCTACTTCCAGTTCATCCTGCCCATGCTGATTCTGGTGATCCTGCTGGTGGGGCTGGGCAGCTGGGGCTGGCGTGCCCTTATCTGCGCCGCTGTGGCCGTGTTCGTGTGGTTCATGGCCCGCCGCAGCTCCTCCAAATCCACCATTTGA
- a CDS encoding helix-turn-helix domain-containing protein, whose protein sequence is MHDQDTGTLLRRLRLERGWTQRQAAELLGVSAQAVSKWERGQGCPDVGMLPRLAKIFGVSVEGILDGDLLPAAPDGGNMKKIQFYVCPDCGNILTAAAGGQLACCGRRLEPLEVRSADPDHAVTVQEVEEDWYVTFRHPMDKGHYIRFTACVTPDRLLLARLYPEQGSEFRIPQLRGGAKLYLCCSCHGLFQAKLP, encoded by the coding sequence ATGCATGACCAAGACACCGGGACGCTGCTCCGGCGCCTGCGCCTGGAGCGGGGGTGGACCCAGCGGCAGGCGGCGGAACTGCTGGGCGTCAGCGCTCAGGCCGTCAGCAAGTGGGAGCGGGGCCAGGGCTGCCCGGACGTGGGGATGCTGCCGCGCCTTGCGAAGATTTTTGGCGTCAGCGTGGAGGGAATTCTGGACGGAGACCTGCTTCCGGCGGCGCCGGATGGAGGAAATATGAAAAAAATACAGTTTTACGTGTGCCCGGACTGCGGCAACATTCTGACAGCTGCGGCGGGAGGGCAGCTTGCCTGCTGCGGCCGGCGGCTGGAGCCCCTGGAGGTCCGGTCCGCAGATCCGGATCACGCCGTAACGGTCCAGGAGGTGGAGGAGGACTGGTATGTCACCTTCCGCCACCCCATGGACAAGGGGCACTATATCCGCTTTACCGCTTGTGTGACACCGGACCGGCTGCTGCTGGCGCGGCTGTATCCGGAACAGGGCAGCGAGTTCCGCATCCCCCAGCTGCGGGGCGGGGCGAAGCTGTACCTTTGCTGCTCCTGCCACGGGCTGTTCCAGGCGAAGCTGCCGTGA
- a CDS encoding hydratase, with amino-acid sequence MITLHNNGVFLAGGVPAAAGPVSPEEGRKRTMAWSILQAHNISGDPEHLQIRFDAMVSHDITYVGIIQQARASGMKEFPIPYALTNCHNSLCAVGGTINEDDHVFGLSAAKKYGGIYVPANQSVIHSYAREQMAKGGTMILGSDSHTRYGALGTMAVGEGGPELAKQLLKNTWDINYPKVVLVYLTGAPRRGVGPHDVAIALVKATFASGFVNNCVLEFCGPGIAALPIDYRNGIDVMTTETTCLSSIWETDGVTEGFYRAHQRPEDYRELHPADGAYYDKYIEIDLSKVEPMIALPFHPSNAWTIHEFLENAADILAAVEADAQKRYPKAHVKLTDKIRDGGVWADQGVIAGCAGGLFDNITEAADILRGGSTGNGAFTLDIYPTSVPVSLELTKIGATADLLETGAVIKPSFCGPCFGAGDVPANNGLSLRHTTRNFPNREGSKPAEGQFAGVCLMDARSIAATAANGGRITAATDIDYTSVHHDYHFDKGVYDRRLYYGFGKADPSVELVMGPNITDWPKMQPLAENLLVELAAVLHDPVTTTDELIPSGETSSYRSNPLRLAEFTLSRREPAYVGRAKAVAEIEAERLGGDAPEKLTAILDKVGDGSALVKTTQFGSCVFANKPGDGSAREQAASCQKVLGGFANICYEFATKRYRSNCINWGILPFTLDAGTSFDYAPGDCVFVPGIRQAIENGIEDIPARVIRTDGAVEGLMLHVKGLTDDEKEIILDGCLMNYYAKRN; translated from the coding sequence ATGATAACACTTCATAACAACGGCGTGTTCCTGGCGGGCGGCGTCCCCGCTGCTGCCGGCCCGGTCTCTCCGGAGGAGGGGCGGAAACGGACCATGGCCTGGTCCATTCTCCAGGCCCACAACATCTCCGGCGATCCGGAGCACCTGCAGATCCGCTTTGACGCCATGGTGTCCCACGACATCACCTATGTGGGCATTATCCAGCAGGCCCGGGCCTCCGGCATGAAGGAGTTTCCCATCCCCTATGCGCTTACCAACTGCCACAACAGCCTGTGTGCCGTGGGCGGCACTATCAATGAGGATGACCATGTCTTCGGCCTCTCTGCCGCGAAAAAGTACGGCGGTATCTACGTGCCTGCCAACCAGTCCGTCATCCACTCCTATGCAAGAGAGCAGATGGCGAAGGGCGGCACCATGATCCTGGGCTCCGATTCCCATACCCGGTACGGGGCTCTCGGCACCATGGCCGTGGGTGAGGGCGGCCCGGAGCTGGCCAAGCAACTGCTGAAGAACACCTGGGACATCAACTATCCCAAGGTGGTGCTGGTGTACCTCACCGGCGCGCCCCGCCGGGGCGTGGGGCCCCACGACGTGGCCATTGCCCTGGTGAAGGCCACCTTTGCAAGCGGCTTCGTCAATAACTGCGTTTTGGAGTTCTGCGGCCCCGGTATTGCAGCTCTCCCCATCGACTACCGCAATGGCATCGACGTGATGACCACCGAGACCACCTGCCTCTCCTCCATTTGGGAGACGGACGGCGTGACGGAGGGCTTCTACCGCGCCCACCAGCGGCCGGAGGATTACCGGGAGCTGCACCCGGCGGACGGAGCCTACTACGACAAGTACATCGAGATCGACCTCTCCAAGGTCGAGCCCATGATCGCCCTGCCCTTCCACCCATCCAATGCCTGGACCATCCATGAGTTTCTGGAGAATGCCGCCGACATCCTGGCGGCTGTGGAGGCGGACGCCCAGAAGCGGTATCCTAAGGCCCATGTGAAGCTCACGGACAAAATCCGTGACGGCGGCGTCTGGGCGGATCAGGGTGTCATCGCCGGATGCGCCGGCGGCCTCTTCGACAACATTACCGAGGCGGCGGACATCCTCCGGGGCGGCTCCACCGGCAACGGTGCCTTCACTCTGGACATATACCCCACCAGTGTCCCCGTCAGTCTGGAGCTGACGAAGATCGGTGCCACGGCGGACCTGCTGGAGACCGGCGCCGTCATCAAGCCCAGTTTCTGCGGCCCCTGCTTCGGCGCGGGAGACGTGCCTGCCAACAACGGCTTGAGCCTGCGGCACACCACCCGGAACTTCCCCAACCGGGAGGGATCCAAGCCCGCGGAGGGCCAGTTCGCCGGCGTGTGCCTGATGGACGCCCGCTCCATTGCCGCCACGGCGGCCAACGGCGGCCGGATCACCGCCGCCACAGACATCGATTACACCTCCGTCCACCACGACTACCACTTCGACAAGGGCGTCTATGACCGGCGGCTGTACTACGGCTTCGGCAAGGCGGATCCCAGCGTGGAGCTGGTGATGGGCCCCAACATCACGGACTGGCCGAAGATGCAGCCCCTGGCGGAAAATCTGCTGGTGGAGCTGGCGGCGGTGCTCCACGATCCCGTCACTACCACCGACGAGCTGATCCCCTCCGGCGAGACCTCCTCCTACCGGTCCAACCCCCTGCGGCTGGCGGAGTTCACCCTGTCCCGCCGGGAGCCTGCCTACGTGGGCCGGGCCAAGGCCGTGGCGGAGATTGAGGCGGAACGGCTGGGGGGGGACGCCCCGGAGAAGCTCACCGCCATTCTGGACAAGGTGGGCGACGGCTCCGCGCTGGTGAAAACCACTCAGTTCGGCTCCTGTGTCTTTGCCAACAAGCCCGGCGACGGCTCCGCCCGGGAACAGGCGGCCTCTTGCCAGAAGGTGCTGGGGGGCTTTGCCAACATCTGCTATGAGTTCGCCACCAAGCGGTATCGCTCCAACTGCATCAACTGGGGAATCCTGCCCTTCACACTGGACGCGGGCACGTCCTTTGACTACGCCCCCGGCGACTGTGTGTTCGTCCCCGGCATCCGCCAGGCCATTGAGAACGGCATTGAGGATATCCCGGCTAGGGTCATCAGGACGGACGGCGCCGTAGAGGGCCTGATGCTCCATGTGAAAGGCCTGACGGACGATGAGAAGGAAATCATTCTCGACGGATGCCTGATGAACTATTACGCCAAGCGTAATTAA
- a CDS encoding NADP-dependent isocitrate dehydrogenase — protein MDKIKMTTPLVEMDGDEMTRVLWAWIKEKLILPFVDLKTEYYDLGLLHRNETRDQVTIDAANATKRLGVAVKCATITPNRQRMEEYPQLTEMWKSPNGTIRAILDGTAFRAPIVLPMIHPVVKNWEAPITIARHAYGDMYKAVDMVTEEPGTATLTFKGESGAEKTLTVQTVSGPAVWQGQHNTEKSIRAFARSCFQYAINQRQDLWFSTKDTISKVYDGEFKRIFEEEYETTYKVEFERLGLTYFYTLIDDAVARVIRSRGGFIWALKNYDGDVMSDMVATAFGSLAMMTSVLVSPDGTMEFEASHGTVTRHYYKYLKGEKTSTNPIATIFAWSGGLKRRGELDGLPELVQFGQALEDASLETLKDGVMTKDLLGLVEPGFQARGVDSEEFLDEIAKRLADKLG, from the coding sequence ATGGATAAAATCAAGATGACCACCCCCCTGGTGGAGATGGACGGCGATGAGATGACCCGGGTTCTGTGGGCCTGGATCAAGGAAAAGCTGATCCTGCCCTTCGTGGACCTGAAAACGGAGTACTATGACCTGGGCCTGCTCCATCGGAACGAGACGCGGGACCAGGTGACCATCGACGCCGCCAACGCCACCAAGCGCCTGGGCGTGGCGGTGAAGTGCGCCACCATCACCCCCAACCGCCAGCGGATGGAGGAGTACCCCCAGCTGACGGAGATGTGGAAGAGCCCCAACGGCACCATCCGGGCGATTTTGGACGGCACCGCCTTCCGGGCGCCCATTGTCCTGCCCATGATCCACCCGGTTGTGAAGAACTGGGAGGCGCCCATCACCATCGCCCGCCACGCCTACGGCGATATGTACAAGGCTGTGGACATGGTGACCGAGGAGCCGGGCACCGCCACCCTCACCTTCAAGGGCGAGAGCGGCGCGGAGAAGACCCTCACCGTTCAGACGGTCAGCGGTCCCGCCGTGTGGCAGGGCCAGCACAACACGGAGAAGAGCATCCGTGCCTTTGCCCGCAGCTGCTTCCAGTACGCCATCAATCAGCGGCAGGACTTGTGGTTCTCCACCAAGGACACCATCTCCAAGGTCTACGACGGAGAGTTCAAACGGATCTTCGAGGAGGAGTATGAGACCACCTACAAGGTGGAGTTTGAAAGGCTGGGCCTCACCTACTTCTACACGCTCATCGATGACGCGGTGGCGCGGGTGATCCGCTCTAGGGGCGGCTTCATCTGGGCGCTGAAAAACTACGACGGCGACGTGATGAGCGACATGGTGGCCACCGCCTTCGGCAGTCTTGCCATGATGACCTCCGTGCTGGTATCTCCGGACGGCACCATGGAGTTCGAGGCGTCCCACGGCACCGTCACCCGGCACTACTACAAGTACCTGAAGGGGGAGAAGACCTCCACCAACCCCATCGCCACCATCTTCGCCTGGTCCGGCGGTTTGAAGCGGCGGGGCGAGTTGGACGGTCTGCCGGAGCTGGTGCAGTTCGGCCAAGCGCTGGAGGATGCCTCCCTGGAGACGCTGAAAGACGGCGTGATGACAAAAGATCTGCTGGGGCTGGTAGAGCCCGGCTTCCAGGCCCGCGGTGTGGACAGTGAGGAATTTTTGGACGAGATCGCCAAGCGGTTGGCCGATAAATTGGGATAA